A stretch of Aureispira sp. CCB-E DNA encodes these proteins:
- the gldN gene encoding gliding motility protein GldN: MNASTKITGIIATSLLVFIGTLNAQNTYMTEAGVRVVSNEKDGNNCKKPRDGFYDRYLHKEKMPLPYDYIHEKDVFWEKRIWREVDTREKMNHVFVSPHGPLITTIMDAAKEGDITLYNTWDDRFSQALTQEEIQGLMSSSDTVSIYDPETFRDSIIVVNNEMNWEDIKKYRIKEVWYFDEETSTLGVRILGIAPIINRYDDDGNLLNSGPMFWAYYPELRNTFAKTEAFNSMNDGARLSWDDIFEARLFSSYVIKESNVHDRRIQDYTKNGVNALLESERIQSEIFNFEHDLWSY, translated from the coding sequence ATGAACGCAAGCACAAAAATAACAGGAATTATTGCAACCAGTTTATTGGTATTTATAGGTACTCTAAATGCTCAAAATACTTATATGACAGAAGCAGGGGTACGTGTAGTATCTAATGAGAAGGATGGTAACAACTGTAAAAAGCCTAGAGATGGCTTTTACGATCGTTATTTACACAAAGAAAAAATGCCTTTACCCTATGATTATATTCATGAGAAAGATGTATTTTGGGAAAAACGAATTTGGAGAGAAGTTGATACAAGAGAAAAAATGAATCATGTTTTTGTGAGTCCTCATGGTCCTTTAATTACGACCATTATGGATGCGGCAAAGGAAGGTGATATTACACTTTATAATACATGGGATGATCGGTTTTCGCAAGCATTGACTCAAGAAGAAATCCAAGGTTTGATGTCTTCTAGTGATACAGTGAGTATTTATGATCCAGAGACGTTTAGAGATAGTATCATAGTGGTTAACAACGAAATGAACTGGGAGGATATTAAAAAGTATCGTATCAAAGAAGTTTGGTATTTTGACGAAGAAACATCTACATTAGGCGTTCGAATATTGGGAATTGCTCCAATTATAAATCGTTATGATGATGATGGTAATTTGTTAAATTCGGGACCTATGTTTTGGGCTTATTATCCAGAATTGCGCAATACTTTTGCAAAAACAGAAGCATTTAACTCAATGAATGATGGTGCTCGGTTGAGTTGGGATGATATTTTTGAAGCTCGGTTATTTTCTTCTTATGTTATAAAAGAGAGTAATGTTCACGACAGAAGAATTCAAGATTATACCAAAAATGGTGTCAATGCATTGCTAGAATCGGAGCGGATTCAATCCGAAATATTTAATTTTGAACATGACCTTTGGTCTTATTAA
- a CDS encoding transglycosylase domain-containing protein, whose protein sequence is MPKYIEDAQESSSSNGAQLDGREDRVAKYKRFIKWMWRLYALGIFIAIGIFVMLSFDLPSFEELENPRSRIASNIYSSDNVVLGKYYIENRTPVEYDSLSPHLINALIATEDARYLEHSGIDAEALARVFVKTLILQQRNAGGGSTISQQLAKLLVGRPNTKNKGFVKRSWLLVSTKLKEWLTAVRLERSYTKQEIIALYFNEFDFLYGANGIKSASEIYYDKHPRDLTITEAAMLVRMLKNPSLYNPRKYPERATKGREQVLKNMQIKGHITEARYHELRKQPVDMSKFQVKDHNDGIATYFRMYLRDHLKGLLVQLAKDNPQFQKPDGTPYDIYRDGLKIYTTIDSRVQVHAEKAVRDHLKEHQKHLFEAWSDWNHPDPKISSKIKNPWTRKTSQNTDAEMELRRLSLAKQVWNTDRYQRVREKLMPTAVRRKLRDIDIDRLFQIVEYEKNPKQKNRYSPKVDGKALLKKWEETGFITEDQAQTYREVLSTKAIDSLQKQHKAIMDYMKKPVQMLVFAYNKKGEKDTLMSPFDSIRYHRMHLQTGMIAVEPVSGAVRAWVGGISHKYFQFDHVNKEQAARQVGSTIKPFLYALTVDLKGYSPCFKVWDQPTTISKGEGQFGLLTDWTPKNAGGYSGDEITLTEALNRSLNSVSAYLMKELKGPEPFRNFLADVGIDTSDGRVPASAAICLGTPNLSPFEMAGGYTIFANKGTYTEPIFIDRIEDKNGNLIYSAGQDQRSESILSEQGAYVMNEMLQKIQSGRLRGVKSSYGGKTGTTNFQADGWFLGITPDLVVGTWVGCDDRFIRFRSLRYGQGAKMARPIFQNILLNMEADTSLRADKVYDYKSRFPIPEIIEREMDCLKYNQFADGSNGEPDKASDATNTDIYGIDEDY, encoded by the coding sequence ATGCCTAAATATATAGAGGATGCACAAGAGTCATCCAGCTCTAATGGAGCTCAGTTGGATGGTAGAGAAGATAGAGTTGCGAAGTATAAGCGTTTTATCAAATGGATGTGGCGTTTGTATGCCTTAGGAATTTTTATCGCTATTGGAATTTTTGTCATGCTTTCTTTTGATTTACCTTCTTTCGAGGAGTTGGAAAATCCAAGGAGTAGGATTGCTTCTAATATTTATTCTTCTGATAATGTGGTTCTTGGTAAATACTATATTGAAAACCGTACTCCTGTAGAATACGATAGTTTGTCGCCGCATTTGATTAATGCATTGATTGCTACAGAAGATGCCCGTTATTTAGAGCACTCGGGTATTGATGCTGAAGCATTGGCGCGTGTATTTGTAAAAACATTGATTCTACAACAGCGTAATGCAGGGGGAGGAAGTACAATTTCTCAACAACTTGCTAAGCTACTGGTAGGGCGCCCCAATACCAAGAACAAAGGATTTGTCAAACGCTCTTGGTTGTTGGTCTCTACCAAATTAAAAGAATGGTTGACGGCCGTTCGTTTGGAACGTTCTTATACCAAACAGGAAATTATAGCGCTTTATTTTAATGAGTTTGATTTCTTATATGGTGCTAATGGAATTAAATCGGCTTCAGAGATTTATTACGATAAACATCCGCGCGATTTAACGATTACAGAGGCGGCTATGTTGGTGAGAATGTTAAAAAACCCATCGTTATACAATCCAAGAAAATATCCAGAAAGAGCTACAAAAGGCCGAGAGCAAGTTTTAAAAAATATGCAAATCAAAGGGCATATTACAGAAGCTCGATATCACGAATTGCGCAAGCAACCAGTGGATATGTCCAAATTTCAGGTTAAAGATCACAACGATGGTATCGCAACCTACTTTAGAATGTACTTGAGAGATCATTTGAAAGGATTATTGGTGCAATTAGCCAAGGATAACCCTCAGTTTCAAAAACCAGATGGAACACCCTACGATATTTACAGAGATGGTCTTAAAATTTATACAACGATTGATTCTAGGGTTCAGGTGCATGCCGAAAAAGCAGTGAGAGACCATTTAAAAGAACATCAGAAACATTTGTTCGAAGCTTGGTCAGATTGGAATCATCCTGATCCAAAAATTAGCTCTAAAATTAAGAATCCTTGGACACGCAAGACTTCTCAAAATACAGATGCAGAAATGGAATTGCGTCGATTGAGCCTAGCAAAGCAAGTTTGGAATACCGATCGTTACCAAAGAGTCCGAGAAAAATTAATGCCGACAGCTGTTCGTAGAAAATTAAGAGATATTGATATTGATCGATTGTTTCAAATTGTAGAATACGAGAAAAACCCAAAGCAAAAAAATCGCTATTCTCCGAAAGTAGATGGAAAAGCTTTGTTGAAAAAATGGGAAGAAACAGGATTTATTACAGAAGATCAAGCTCAAACGTATAGAGAAGTGTTGTCTACCAAAGCTATTGACTCTCTACAGAAGCAGCATAAAGCGATCATGGATTACATGAAAAAGCCTGTTCAAATGCTGGTTTTTGCTTACAACAAAAAAGGAGAAAAAGATACTTTGATGAGTCCTTTCGATTCTATCCGTTATCATAGAATGCACCTTCAGACTGGAATGATTGCCGTAGAACCTGTCTCTGGTGCTGTTCGTGCTTGGGTTGGTGGAATTAGCCACAAATACTTTCAATTTGACCATGTGAACAAAGAACAAGCTGCTCGTCAAGTAGGATCGACGATCAAGCCTTTTCTATATGCTTTGACGGTAGATTTAAAAGGCTATTCTCCTTGCTTTAAAGTATGGGATCAACCAACGACAATTTCGAAAGGAGAGGGGCAGTTTGGGTTATTGACAGATTGGACACCTAAGAATGCTGGCGGTTATAGTGGCGATGAAATTACTTTGACGGAAGCATTGAATCGCTCTTTAAACTCCGTTTCTGCTTATTTAATGAAGGAGCTAAAGGGACCCGAACCATTCCGAAATTTCTTAGCTGATGTCGGAATTGATACCTCTGATGGGCGTGTGCCTGCCTCAGCTGCTATTTGTTTGGGAACGCCTAATTTGTCGCCTTTTGAAATGGCAGGAGGCTATACTATTTTTGCTAATAAAGGAACATATACAGAGCCTATTTTTATTGATCGAATCGAAGATAAAAATGGTAACTTGATCTACTCCGCAGGACAAGATCAGCGTTCGGAATCTATTTTGTCTGAACAAGGGGCATATGTAATGAATGAAATGTTACAAAAGATCCAAAGTGGACGTTTGAGAGGGGTGAAATCTTCTTATGGTGGAAAAACGGGAACAACTAACTTCCAAGCAGATGGGTGGTTTTTGGGAATTACTCCTGATTTAGTGGTTGGAACATGGGTTGGTTGTGACGATCGGTTCATCCGATTTAGAAGCCTAAGATATGGACAAGGTGCCAAAATGGCTCGACCAATTTTCCAAAATATCTTGCTAAACATGGAAGCAGATACTTCTTTGCGTGCGGATAAGGTTTATGATTATAAATCTCGTTTTCCTATTCCTGAGATCATTGAGCGAGAAATGGATTGTTTGAAATACAATCAGTTTGCAGATGGTAGTAATGGCGAGCCTGATAAAGCAAGTGATGCTACCAATACCGATATTTATGGTATAGACGAAGATTATTGA
- the radC gene encoding RadC family protein has product MAYPNSTEFTSIKSWALEDRPREKMLQRGRKHLSNAELIAILLGSGSASESAVGLAQRILNSTNNNLNELGKRSIEELQGFKGIGPAKAITISAALELGIRRQATPLVQKPKITQSADAYKVLVADLMDLPHEEFVVLLLNQANRVIDRIYISVGGVAGTVVDVKKIYRAVVANPLVASIILGHNHPSDNLNPSKADISITKKIKEAGQYLDITVLDHLIIAGNSYTSLADEGLI; this is encoded by the coding sequence ATGGCATATCCCAACTCAACCGAATTTACCTCTATTAAATCATGGGCCTTAGAAGATCGACCTAGAGAAAAAATGTTGCAACGTGGTCGAAAGCATTTGTCAAATGCAGAACTGATAGCTATTTTATTAGGTTCAGGTTCGGCGTCAGAGTCGGCTGTTGGCTTGGCGCAGCGCATTTTAAACTCTACGAATAACAATCTCAATGAATTGGGCAAGCGAAGCATTGAAGAGTTACAAGGTTTTAAAGGGATTGGTCCTGCTAAGGCAATTACAATTTCTGCTGCCTTAGAATTGGGAATCCGTCGCCAAGCTACTCCTTTGGTTCAAAAACCTAAGATTACTCAAAGTGCAGATGCATACAAGGTTTTAGTGGCAGACTTAATGGATTTGCCGCACGAGGAGTTTGTTGTTTTATTACTTAATCAAGCGAATCGAGTCATCGACCGGATTTACATTAGCGTAGGAGGGGTAGCTGGAACTGTTGTTGATGTCAAAAAAATATACCGTGCTGTGGTTGCCAATCCATTGGTCGCCAGTATTATCTTAGGGCATAACCACCCTTCTGATAACTTGAATCCTAGCAAGGCTGATATTTCGATTACAAAGAAAATTAAGGAAGCAGGACAATATTTAGATATTACAGTTTTGGATCATCTCATTATTGCAGGCAATTCTTATACAAGTCTAGCAGATGAAGGTTTAATATAA
- the rlmN gene encoding 23S rRNA (adenine(2503)-C(2))-methyltransferase RlmN produces MEKKDIRELSLEDLVRFFVGIGESKFRAKQVYEWLWKKSAYSFDDMTNLSKKLRESLKEAFVILPITEDLSQVSADGTIKCRFKLHDGHLVESVLIPVPAQDRYTVCISSQVGCSLACKFCATGQMDRLRNLTAAEIYDQVVKVNVKCQAHYNHPITNVVYMGMGEPLLAYKPVMRSVAMLTSEAGLNMAPRRITISTAGIAKMIKKLADDGTRVNLALSLHAADDEKRNSIMAINESNNLKTLTEALRYFYNKTKDSKITFEYIAFDGFNDTLDDAKKMLKLCRQVPTVKVNVIEYNPVSGVDFTKAGEDKMEQFAQFLRKNGVAITLRRSRGKDIDAACGQLANKE; encoded by the coding sequence ATGGAAAAGAAAGATATAAGAGAATTAAGCCTAGAAGACTTAGTTCGTTTTTTTGTCGGAATAGGAGAGTCTAAGTTTAGAGCCAAGCAAGTATACGAATGGCTATGGAAAAAAAGTGCCTATTCATTTGACGATATGACAAATCTCTCTAAGAAGTTGAGAGAGAGTTTGAAAGAAGCTTTTGTCATTTTGCCTATTACAGAAGATCTATCTCAAGTAAGTGCTGATGGTACCATCAAGTGTCGATTCAAGCTACACGATGGTCATTTGGTAGAGTCTGTATTAATTCCAGTTCCTGCACAAGATCGATACACGGTTTGTATCTCATCGCAAGTAGGATGTAGTTTAGCTTGCAAGTTTTGTGCAACAGGTCAAATGGATCGGTTGAGAAATTTGACAGCAGCAGAGATTTATGATCAAGTGGTAAAGGTCAATGTAAAATGCCAAGCACATTATAACCACCCGATTACAAATGTGGTATACATGGGAATGGGAGAGCCTTTGTTGGCTTATAAACCAGTGATGAGAAGTGTAGCAATGTTGACTTCAGAAGCTGGGTTGAACATGGCACCTCGCAGAATCACGATAAGTACAGCAGGCATTGCTAAAATGATTAAAAAATTAGCCGATGATGGAACAAGAGTTAATTTAGCGTTGTCTCTACACGCAGCCGATGATGAAAAAAGGAATTCAATTATGGCGATCAATGAGAGTAATAATTTGAAGACATTGACAGAGGCATTGCGTTATTTTTATAATAAAACAAAAGATAGTAAAATAACTTTTGAGTATATTGCTTTTGATGGATTTAATGATACCCTTGACGATGCTAAAAAAATGTTGAAGTTGTGTCGACAAGTACCTACCGTAAAAGTTAACGTCATAGAATACAATCCCGTAAGTGGTGTTGACTTTACGAAGGCAGGAGAAGATAAAATGGAGCAATTTGCTCAATTCTTGAGAAAAAATGGAGTTGCCATTACTTTGCGTCGATCTCGTGGAAAAGATATTGATGCTGCTTGTGGTCAATTAGCCAACAAAGAATAA
- a CDS encoding M23 family metallopeptidase, producing MFKWIDGKYRLVLMNDETFQEERSFRLLPFNVAATVGAIIMTVSLVTILLLVLTPLGRIVPERSNQNIRSQISQIYVQIDSLEQAIDDRDAFILKVKDLVYEKFEYEDSVEDPANKKTGQNVEVPQKSDELKALMESVDNEAELGNLIENTLQADADISNMIFMAPIKGMVSDTFAPSRGHYGTDIIAPKGAVIKATQKGTVIVATWSAETGHMLAIQHDNNVVSFYKHNSSLLKKAGDIIDAGEGIAIIGNTGEMTEGPHLHFEMWFNGQPINAERYIDFKN from the coding sequence ATGTTTAAGTGGATTGATGGTAAGTACCGTCTGGTTTTAATGAACGATGAAACCTTTCAAGAAGAGCGTTCTTTTCGCTTGCTTCCATTTAATGTTGCTGCAACTGTTGGAGCAATTATTATGACTGTAAGTCTAGTCACTATTTTACTTTTAGTTTTGACACCATTAGGTCGAATTGTGCCAGAAAGAAGCAATCAAAATATTCGTTCTCAAATTAGTCAAATCTATGTTCAAATTGATTCTCTAGAACAAGCGATTGATGATAGGGATGCTTTCATTTTGAAAGTGAAAGATTTAGTCTATGAAAAATTTGAATACGAGGATAGTGTTGAAGACCCTGCCAATAAAAAAACGGGGCAAAATGTAGAAGTACCTCAAAAATCAGATGAGCTAAAAGCACTAATGGAAAGTGTAGATAACGAGGCGGAACTTGGCAATTTGATTGAAAATACCTTGCAAGCAGACGCTGATATCAGCAATATGATTTTTATGGCTCCAATCAAAGGGATGGTTTCAGATACTTTTGCTCCTAGTCGTGGTCATTATGGAACGGACATCATTGCCCCCAAAGGCGCTGTTATCAAAGCAACTCAAAAAGGAACCGTCATTGTTGCAACTTGGTCGGCAGAAACAGGTCATATGTTAGCCATTCAACACGATAACAATGTGGTTTCATTTTACAAACACAATTCTTCTTTACTAAAAAAAGCAGGCGATATTATTGATGCAGGGGAAGGGATTGCTATTATTGGAAATACAGGCGAAATGACGGAAGGACCGCACCTTCACTTTGAGATGTGGTTTAATGGTCAACCTATCAACGCCGAGCGTTATATTGATTTTAAGAATTAA
- a CDS encoding ABC transporter permease — MIHLLQLEWKKLAPNRAFKIAAGMYFVLLPLLYLTIKSMIKPSAGGGSEMAIIQSFYIFPNIWDTVSYWASWLTFFLLIYISIWMITSEHSFKTMRQNLITGMERRSFLLGKIIMMTLLAFVATIYMAIVAFIFGWLAGGYGSPWGHEIDAIWRFFVQNMFYMSFALMLAVIFKRSGLAMIIFFAYVLIIERIIRYLVFLNLLDNLYWGSYFPGSAAWDVVPFYMAKKLPSFDQDIANIILPYDLATGITIAYTGLFLLIAYRVFMSRDL, encoded by the coding sequence ATGATACACTTATTACAATTAGAGTGGAAAAAATTAGCTCCCAATCGTGCTTTTAAGATAGCAGCAGGAATGTACTTTGTTTTGTTGCCGTTGTTATACTTAACCATAAAATCAATGATAAAACCATCGGCAGGTGGTGGCTCTGAAATGGCTATTATACAGTCGTTTTATATTTTTCCGAATATTTGGGATACCGTATCTTATTGGGCAAGTTGGTTGACGTTTTTTCTGTTGATTTACATTTCTATCTGGATGATCACCTCAGAGCATAGTTTCAAGACCATGCGCCAAAATCTAATTACAGGTATGGAGCGTCGATCTTTTCTATTGGGAAAGATTATTATGATGACACTTCTAGCGTTTGTAGCGACAATCTATATGGCTATTGTTGCATTTATTTTTGGTTGGTTAGCAGGCGGCTATGGTAGTCCTTGGGGGCATGAAATAGATGCCATTTGGCGTTTCTTTGTGCAAAATATGTTTTATATGAGCTTTGCTCTAATGTTAGCTGTTATCTTTAAGCGCAGTGGTTTGGCAATGATCATATTTTTTGCTTATGTCCTTATTATAGAGCGTATTATTCGTTATTTAGTGTTTCTAAATCTATTAGATAACCTTTATTGGGGAAGCTACTTTCCAGGAAGTGCGGCTTGGGATGTGGTACCATTTTATATGGCTAAAAAACTGCCTTCTTTTGATCAAGATATTGCAAATATTATATTGCCTTACGATCTAGCGACAGGAATCACAATTGCTTATACAGGTTTGTTTTTGTTGATTGCTTATCGAGTATTTATGTCTAGGGATTTGTAA
- a CDS encoding tetratricopeptide repeat protein yields MKSLFLFFGSISLTIILLAGCAKQNLATKPYHNLTGRYNAYYNANLRVEESFSTLNSQHKDNYNKLLEMYPYAAVTDVNAVKQPLDEAITKCARNIKLHEIGNWTDDSYHLMGQAEFLQKEYERAANTFKYVVDKYHPENVERELEKLKKKKKKKKRRGKKRKKRKKKKRKKKKSTKGKKKPNGNSDDEEEEKPIKYGLKHRPVRYQSMLWLAKTYIELGQYDDAGFYLRQLENDKKVPKKLRSEVHAVSAYNWIVQKEYVKAIEPLEAAVKGTKKKTIKNRYVYILGQLYQMQNNNQLAMENFHKILRLRPSYEMEFNARLNMAMNAASASGKKVVDPEIALKRMLRDSKNEEYKDQIYFALAKIKLKSGNKEEGILALQQSLNYSASNTQRVEGALLLAELFYEKDDFVKSYAYYDTTMQAMDKSDERYASTEMYKRRLEGVAKYVAIKEDKDSMLIVGSWERKQQEAWAVKGMEMEELNSQFTSKSQVAAPASGAKGFRNREGRSMAAQPMDGERPLPRRNNTRSVAGKITISDIEMQKSKFPLYNASLRKKGEREFEKRWNDRAWVDNWRRSDREEDVNTDADDIATVEPKTQAEIDAYLKKKGVPNNDQEVASTKAKIGEAVYKAAEHYREDLGRTDKALELIQELVAKYPDNAYTVEGMFLAYNIYSEKNNTSKANYYKNEILKKYPDSNIAKVLSDPEFANSERLKYEKINKYYDDTYAMIQDGETEKALGRVRAIPTEFGNNYEMKARFAILEAMCVGGMKGEKDYIKALRVIVTSFPDTKEEKQAKEMIAILTGGKGRKGGNAINNNSATDGKSPYKVNKNIKHFILIVFNDKKTKVNQFRAPLTEYNNKFHLNKKLQVSSILVDGSTPSLIVRGAYPNADAAMKYVVDARSNPEFLPKAKGYTIYAISSENYGIAMTTQKFHLYSSFFEQHYR; encoded by the coding sequence ATGAAAAGTCTATTTCTATTCTTTGGTAGTATCAGCCTCACCATCATTCTATTGGCAGGATGTGCTAAGCAGAATTTAGCTACCAAACCTTATCATAATTTAACTGGTCGGTATAATGCCTATTATAATGCCAACTTACGTGTTGAAGAGAGTTTTAGTACGCTAAATAGCCAACATAAGGATAATTACAATAAATTATTAGAGATGTATCCTTATGCTGCTGTCACAGATGTTAATGCAGTAAAACAACCATTGGATGAGGCGATTACAAAATGTGCTCGAAATATTAAGTTGCATGAAATTGGTAATTGGACAGATGATAGCTACCATTTGATGGGGCAGGCAGAGTTTTTACAAAAAGAATATGAACGAGCTGCCAATACCTTCAAATATGTTGTAGACAAATATCATCCAGAAAATGTAGAAAGAGAATTAGAGAAACTCAAAAAGAAAAAAAAGAAGAAAAAACGTAGAGGAAAAAAGCGCAAGAAACGCAAGAAAAAGAAACGCAAAAAGAAAAAAAGTACAAAAGGCAAGAAAAAGCCTAACGGTAACTCTGATGATGAGGAAGAAGAAAAACCAATCAAATATGGTTTGAAACACCGCCCTGTACGTTATCAATCAATGCTTTGGTTAGCGAAAACTTATATTGAGCTAGGACAATATGATGATGCAGGGTTCTATTTGCGTCAATTAGAGAACGATAAAAAAGTTCCTAAAAAATTGCGCTCAGAAGTTCACGCTGTAAGTGCTTATAATTGGATTGTTCAAAAAGAGTATGTAAAAGCAATTGAACCCTTGGAAGCTGCTGTTAAGGGAACCAAAAAGAAGACCATCAAAAATCGTTATGTATATATCTTGGGGCAGTTGTATCAAATGCAAAATAACAACCAACTGGCGATGGAAAATTTCCATAAAATATTGCGTTTACGCCCTAGTTATGAAATGGAGTTTAATGCTCGTTTGAATATGGCTATGAATGCTGCTTCTGCCTCTGGCAAAAAAGTAGTCGATCCAGAAATAGCCTTAAAACGTATGTTGCGTGATTCAAAGAATGAAGAATATAAAGATCAAATTTATTTTGCCCTTGCCAAGATTAAATTAAAATCAGGGAATAAAGAAGAAGGAATTTTGGCATTACAACAGTCCTTAAATTACAGTGCTTCAAATACACAACGTGTTGAGGGAGCCTTGTTATTGGCAGAACTATTTTATGAAAAAGATGATTTCGTGAAGTCTTATGCTTACTATGATACGACGATGCAAGCAATGGACAAAAGTGATGAACGCTATGCTTCAACCGAAATGTACAAACGTAGGTTGGAAGGTGTTGCCAAATATGTTGCTATAAAAGAAGACAAGGATAGTATGTTGATTGTAGGGTCTTGGGAGCGAAAACAACAAGAGGCTTGGGCTGTAAAAGGAATGGAAATGGAGGAGTTAAATTCTCAGTTCACTTCTAAAAGTCAAGTAGCCGCTCCTGCTTCTGGTGCTAAAGGATTTAGAAACCGAGAAGGAAGAAGTATGGCTGCTCAACCGATGGATGGTGAGAGACCATTGCCTAGACGCAATAATACACGTTCGGTAGCTGGAAAAATTACAATTTCAGATATAGAAATGCAAAAGTCTAAATTTCCATTATACAACGCTTCTCTAAGAAAAAAAGGAGAAAGAGAGTTTGAAAAACGTTGGAATGATCGGGCATGGGTAGACAACTGGAGACGTTCTGATAGAGAAGAGGATGTCAATACAGATGCGGATGATATCGCTACTGTTGAGCCTAAAACACAAGCTGAAATTGATGCTTATCTAAAAAAGAAGGGGGTTCCTAATAATGATCAAGAAGTTGCATCAACCAAAGCAAAAATTGGAGAAGCTGTGTACAAAGCAGCAGAACACTACCGAGAAGATCTTGGACGAACAGATAAAGCTTTGGAGTTGATACAAGAACTTGTCGCTAAATACCCTGACAATGCTTATACGGTAGAAGGGATGTTCTTGGCTTATAATATTTATTCTGAAAAAAATAACACGAGCAAGGCTAATTATTACAAAAATGAAATCTTGAAAAAGTATCCTGATTCGAATATTGCCAAGGTGTTGAGTGATCCAGAATTTGCAAATTCTGAACGATTAAAGTATGAAAAAATAAACAAATACTACGACGATACCTATGCTATGATTCAGGATGGCGAAACGGAAAAGGCATTAGGACGTGTGCGTGCTATCCCTACAGAGTTTGGCAATAATTATGAAATGAAAGCTCGTTTTGCAATTCTAGAAGCTATGTGTGTGGGAGGCATGAAAGGGGAAAAAGATTATATTAAAGCGCTTCGAGTAATTGTGACTAGTTTTCCTGATACCAAAGAGGAAAAGCAGGCTAAAGAAATGATTGCTATCTTGACAGGTGGTAAGGGAAGAAAAGGAGGGAATGCTATTAACAATAATAGTGCGACAGATGGAAAAAGCCCATACAAAGTAAACAAAAACATAAAGCACTTTATTTTGATTGTATTTAATGATAAAAAAACAAAAGTGAATCAATTCCGAGCACCTTTGACAGAATATAATAATAAGTTTCACCTCAACAAAAAACTACAAGTTTCTTCTATCTTAGTAGATGGAAGTACGCCTTCGTTAATTGTTCGAGGGGCTTACCCTAATGCCGATGCAGCCATGAAATATGTTGTTGATGCTAGGTCTAATCCTGAATTTTTGCCCAAAGCCAAGGGATATACTATATATGCTATCTCTAGCGAAAACTATGGTATTGCTATGACCACACAAAAATTTCACTTGTATAGCTCCTTTTTTGAGCAGCATTACCGATAA